Sequence from the Priestia megaterium genome:
ACTCTTTATAACGCTGTAACGTTTGTTGAACTTGACGCGCAATTGCATAGTGCTCTTCTCCAACAATTTCAGGAGATAAAGCGCGAGATGTAGATGCTAATGGATCTACCGCAGGGTAAATACCCATCTCTGATAATTTACGCTCTAAGTTTGTTGTTGCATCTAAGTGAGCAAATGTTGTCGCTGGAGCTGGATCCGTATAGTCATCGGCTGGTACGTAAATCGCTTGAATCGATGTTACAGAACCTACGCTTGTTGACGTGATACGCTCTTGAAGCTGACCCATTTCTGTCGCTAATGTTGGCTGATAACCTACTGCTGATGGCATACGGCCAAGTAATGCTGATACTTCTGAACCGGCTTGTGTGAAACGGAAGATATTATCGATAAAGAATAATACGTCTTGACCTTGTTCGTCACGGAAGTATTCTGCCATTGTTAATCCTGTTAATGCAACACGCTGACGTGCACCAGGTGGCTCATTCATTTGTCCAAATACCATAGCCGTCTTCTTAATAACACCAGAATCTGTCATTTCATGGTATAAGTCATTACCTTCACGCGTACGCTCACCTACACCAGCGAATACCGAAATACCGCCGTGCTCTTGAGCAATGTTATTGATTAACTCTTGAATTAATACTGTTTTACCTACACCGGCACCACCGAATAGACCGATTTTTCCACCTTTAATGTAAGGAGCTAATAAGTCCACTACTTTAATACCTGTTTCAAGAATTTCAGCTTGTGTAGATAGATTTTCGAACTTTGGTGCTTGACGGTGGATTGGATCACGACGTGCACCTGCATCGATTGGGGCGTCTAAGTCGATTTTTTCACCTAATACGTTAAATACACGACCTAACGTAACGTCACCAACTGGTACTGAGATTGCTGCACCTGTATCTTCTACTTCTAATCCACGAACTAAGCCGTCAGTGGATGACATTGCTACTGTACGAACTGTGTTATCACCTAAGTGAATCGCAACTTCTAATGTTAATTCGATTGCAACTTCACTTGCACTGCTCGGTTTATGTGAAATTTTAAGGGCGTTATAAATTGCCGGAAGGTGTCCGTTGTCAAACTTTACGTCTACAACTGGACCCATGATTTGAGTAACGCGTCCTTTTGTCATCGTGTTCCCTCCTAACTTGCTTTTCCATTAAACTTTCTATTCTAACGCTGCCGCTCCGCCAACAATTTCCGTAATTTCCTGGGTAATTGCCGCTTGACGTGCACGGTTATATGACAATGTAAGATTATTGATAAGATCTTTTGCGTTGTCTGTTGCACTTTTCATCGCTGTCATACGAGCAGCATGCTCACTTGCTTTTCCATCAAGTAGGCCGCCGTAAATTAAACTCTCTGCATACTGAGGAAGTAATACTTCTAAAATCTCTTCTTGTGATGGTTCAAATTCATAACCAACAAGTTTACCAGAAGGTTGAAGATCTGTTAGAGGCAATAGCTTCTTCTCCGTCACTTCTTGTGAAATCGTATTGATAAAGTGATTGTAGTATAAGTAAAGTTCATCAAACGTACCGTCCGCAAACATTTGAACTGTTTGTGAAGCGATTCCTTGAATGTCGGCAAAAGCTGGCTGATCTGCTAAGCCTGTGATTTCAAGTAAAACCGGAATACCGCGTTTTACGAAGAAATCTCTCCCTACTCGTCCAATTGCAATCACACCGTATTCATCAGGTGATTGATGGCGTTCTTCAATAGCTTGAGATACTTTTCGCAAAATATTACTGTTATATGCTCCTGCTAGACCGCGATCTGAAGTGATTACGATATAACCAGTCTTCTTCACGCTGCGCGCAGTTAACATTGGATGTGAAGCGCCTCTGCTGCCTAGGGCTACGCTTGAGACTACCTCTTGAATTTTTTCCATGTATGGAACAAACGATTTTGCATTTTGTTCCGCTCTATTCAGCTTTGCAGCTGAAACCATTTCCATTGCTTTCGTAATCTGGCTCGTTTTTTTCGTCGATGTGATTCGAGTTTGTATATCACGTAATGATGCCAAAGGTTTCACCACCTTGTTTTAGAAGATCACGTGGTATGAAAGGTGAACAAATGTTCACCTTCACCTTATTGAAAGATTGTCTTAACATACCATGCTGACAATATATTATTCAGATGCAATAAATGTTTTCTTGAATTCTTCAAGTGCTGATTCGAATACGCCAGCTTCAGGAAGGCCACCAGTTGTACGGATTGATTCAAGTACTTCTTTACGGTTTGATTCTAACCATGTTAAGTACTCGTCTTCAAAGCGTGTAATATCTGATACTGGAACATCATCTAAGAAGCCTTTTGTTAATGCGTAAAGCACAGCTACTTGTTTTTCTACGCGAAGCGGTTTGTGTAAACCTTGTTTTAAGATTTCAACTGTACGCGCTCCTCGATTTAATTTTGCTTGAGTTGCTTGGTCAAGATCAGAACCGAACTGAGCAAACGATTCAAGCTCACGATAAGATGCAAGGTCTAGACGCAGTGTACCTGCTACCTTTTTCATCGCTTTAATTTGTGCAGATCCCCCTACACGTGATACAGAAAGACCAGCATTAATCGCAGGACGTACGCCTGAGAAGAATAGATCTGACTGTAAGAAAATTTGTCCGTCTGTAATCGAAATTACGTTCGTTGGGATATAAGCAGATACGTCTCCTGCTTGCGTTTCAATAAATGGAAGAGCTGTTAATGAACCTCCACCTTTTGCGTCCGATAACTTTGCCGCACGCTCTAATAAACGAGAGTGCAGATAGAATACATCCCCTGGATACGCTTCACGACCTGGAGGGCGGCGTAATAGTAATGAAAGTTCACGATAAGCTGATGCTTGTTTTGTTAAGTCATCGTAAATAACAAGTACGTGCTTGCCGTTATACATAAACTCTTCACCCATTGTTACCCCAGCGTATGGTGCTAAGAATAATAGTGGAGCTGGTTGTGAAGCTGATGCTGTTACAACGATTGTGTAATCTAGAGCACCGTGTTTACGTAATGTCTCTACTACGTTACGAACTGTTGATTCTTTTTGGCCAATCGCTACATAGATACATACCATATCTTGATCTTTTTGGTTTAAGATTGTATCGATTGCTACCGATGTTTTACCCGTTTGACGGTCACCGATAATTAACTCACGCTGTCCACGACCGATCGGCACAAGTGCGTCAATCGCCTTGATACCTGTTTGAAGCGGCTCATGTACTGATTTACGATCCATAACGCCAGGTGCAGCACCTTCAATTGGACGTGTTTTTGTTGTTTCTACTGGGCCTAAGCCGTCTACTGGCTGACCTAATGAGTTAACAACACGACCGATTAACTGCTCCCCTACTGGAACTTCCATGATGCGTCCTGTACGGCGAACTTCGTCACCTTCACGAATTTCCGTATATGGTCCTAAAATAATGATACCTACATTGTTTTCTTCTAAGTTTTGTGCCATTCCCATGACACCATTTGAAAATTCAACCAGTTCTCCAGCCATGACATTGTCGAGGCCATGAGCACGTGCGATACCGTCCCCAACTTGGATAACAGTACCTACATCACTCACTTTAATCTCAGACTGATAGTTTTCAATTTGCTGCTTGATCAGCGCACTAATTTCTTCAGCTTTGATGCTCATGAATTTCACCCCTATCTACGATCTATGTGCAAGAAGTCCTCGGTGGATCGTTTCTAATTTGCTGCTAATGCTGCCATCATAGATACGATTACCAATGCGAAGCTTCACGCCGCCGATTAGGCTTTTATCTACTATATTTGAAATATTTAACGTATGTTTTCCAACTTTGGAAGCAAATGATTGCGAGATTGCTCTTTTCTCATCTGCACTTAAAGGTTTGACAGAATAAACAGTTGCATCTGCCACGCCACGTACTTCGTTCGCTAGGAAACGATACTCTTGTACCATTTGGCTAACAATTTGAATGCGGTGACGCTCTAATAATAGAAGAACCGTATGTTGAACAGTTGGTGAAAGTTCAGCAAATGCCTCACTTACAAACTGTTTTTTTCGCTCAATTGTAATTTTTGGATGAGTTAATACATCCATTAATTCAGGTGTTTTAGCAAACACCTCTTCAACGATTTGTAGCTGGTCTTGCATTTCATCGATCATCTGTTTTTCTGTTGCTAATTGAAAAAGAGCTAGTGCATAGCGCTTGGCTACAGCTGGTTGACTCATCGTACATCCCCTACTTCTTGGATATATTCATGAATTAACTTCTCTTGATCTTGTTCAGAAAGTTCTTTTTCAATAACTTTCGACGCAATTAAAACAGATAATGAAGCAACTTGCTCACGTAACGCAGCAACTGCTTGATCTTTTTGCTGTTCGATTTCTTGTTTTGCTGCAGCTTTTAGACGCTCAGACTCTTCGCGTGCTGCCGCAATGATTTCTTCTTTTTTATCTTCTGCAGACTTTCTAGCGTTTTCCATCATTACTTGCACTTCTTGACGAGATTGCTTTAAGATTTCACGCTGCTCTTCAACAAGCTTCTTCGCTTCCTCATTTTGCTTTTCTGCTTCATCAATCTCACCGGCAATATGCTCTTCACGTTTTTTCATGATTCCCATTACAGGACCAAACGCGAATTTTTGAAGTAACGCAAGTAGGATAAGGAACATCACTAATTGGAAAAGAATATCTCCACCATTAATGCCTGCTGCTCCTAACACAAACATGTTCGACACGGCCATGTTCACTCCCTTCAGAGACTCCACATATATAATTTACTTATTAAAGACATAAAGTAATGGCGAAGGTTCTTTTGAATGATCTTCGCCACATGTAACACATTATTATTTACCTTGTACCATGAATGCAATAACTACGGCGATAATTGGAAGCGCCTCAACTAAGGCAACCCCAACGAACATCATTGAAGTTAATGTACCACGTGCTTCTGGTTGGCGAGCTGTGCCTTCAATCGTCTTAGAAACGATAAGACCGTTACCAATACCAGCACCTAGTGCCGCTAAACCAATCGCAATTGCAGATGCTATTAAACCCATTTTATAAAGTCCTCCCTTAATATATATGATTTTGTTTAACTAAGTTTTGTTTTGTCCAAATTGGGTATTACTTGAACAAAGCTTTATAAATTAATGGTCGCTACTCACTTTGTGAGATAAATAAACCATCGTTAACATTGTGAAAATGAAGGCCTGAATTGCGCCTACAAAAATACTGAATCCTTGCCATAAAAGCATTGGAATAGCAGCTCCAATTGTACCTAGGAAGCCTGTTGTTGCTAAACCAGCTAGCAAGCTTAACAAAATTTCCCCAGCATAAATATTACCGTAAAGACGAAGGCCAAGCGTTAACGTATTGGCAAACTCCTCGATAATCTTAAGCGGGAATAAAAATGCCATTGGCTTGAAGTAATCTTTCGTGTATGCAGAGAAACCTCGCATTTTAATACCATAATAATGTGATAGTACAACTACCATAACGGCTAACGTCAGCGTAATTGCTGGATCAGCGGTTGGTGATTTCCACCATAAGTTATGGTCAATCACGATGGCAAATGGAAGACCCAACATATTTGACACAAAAATGTACATAAGTAAAGTTACACCTAGCGTCAAAAAGCGGCCACCTGTTTTCCAATCCATATTGCTATTAACGAGTCCTTTAACAAAATCTAAGACCCATTCAATAAAGTTTTGTGCACCGCTTGGCTTCATAGCAAGAGTACGAGTACATAAAACTGCAATTAAGAATACAATAACAGAAGCTACGGTAACCATAAGCAAGTTACTTTGACTAAAAGTAAGGCCTAGAAACTCTATAGTTGGTGATTCATGACCCAACTGTGTTCACCTCTCTTTCTATCTTCTACGCATATTTTGAACAACTAAATCTATGATAATGACAACATAATACGTCATTAATCCCACAACTACACTAATAATATGAAAGGTTTTTGGATAAGAGATGGTAATCACAACTGCGAGAGCAGCTGTTGCAAATCTTACAACAGTCCCAATTGAACGGGGCTTTTTCCCCTCATCCAACGCCTGTCCAAACTGCTCAAACTTTCTTACTAAGTTCCACAAATTATACAAACTCAGGGCGGTTCCTAAAATTAAACCTGCAAAAACAGCCTTATAACTTGTAAATCCCCAGCCGAGAACGTATAATGCTAACAAATACAATATGTATGAACGAAGTCTTGGAAAAACGTGCTGCAAATCCTGCATGAATTATTAATCTCCTGAAAAAAAATGGTGGACTGTCCGCAGCATCATAAAAACACCTGCTGCTAGCCCTGAAAGAAGGCCTAAAATCAAAAATAGTGGTTCGGTGTCAAGCCATTGATCAGCCCATCTTCCAGAGAATAAGCCAATTAAGACTGAACCTGCTAACTGTGATAGAATGATTGACACTAATGCCATCGCTTGCAAAGGATGACGGTTGCGATCTTTCATAAGCTCATACCCCTTTTGCAAAATTTTCTTTTTTCCGAATTCTCTATCGTTTTTATAGCTCAATATATGATAGAAAGGCAAAAAAAATTGCTAATAAAGGTAAAAACAGCTAATAAAATACGCAGAAATATCAACGGTTTTCACAGGTTGAAAACCTTATCATTTATATTCCCTGTAAGCATACAATAGCGTATATTTAATGTCAATGTGTTTAAGCTAAAAACTTCACAATCTCTTCTTATTGTTCACATTTCTGCCACACATAAAACCTCTTCAAATGAAAACATTTAAAGAGGTTCATTCAATCGTTATTGTACTGTGTACAACCTGCTCTTGTCTATGCTTTTTCACAAATGCAAATATTTGGTACGCTCCCGGTACAAGCGATTCATCAATCGTTATTTTTCGTTTTCTCATGCCTCTTTCTACATCAACGTCAACATCTAAATACGATACAAACTGTAAAGACTGCTTATCAAAAAGAGCAACGCCTAACTGATCTGCTCCTTCAGGCAAAAACAGTTCATAGCTATACGTATTTTTCTCTTTTTCCGCCGCTACTTGCAATCCCATGACACGAGGATAATCTGGAATGCTAACCATGTACATATAAGGAAGCGAAAATGTTTCACGTGAATCATTTATTTCCAAATATCCGTCATATATACCTTTATTTTTAAAACGGGGCTGCACCGATAAAGTGACAGCTATTTCTTTTGTCTGATGGGGTGGCACCGTGACAGGTAATGGAACATCCCAGTTCACTCCTTCATCCCTTTTCGGAACGTTTAAGCGATACGTTTTTGCTTTATCAGACTGGTTATCAATTTTAAATGATAAGACTTTCTTTGATGGGCGTGTAAAAATACCGAAAGATAAAGAAGATGGATAAAATAAAGAGTCTGCTGTGACAGCTTTTGCTATTTGAATTCTCCCGGCTCCTTGTTCATATACGCGATACGTTTGACCGTTTAGCTGCTGCATTACTTTACTTGTGTTCATCAATGAAGCTTTGACTTGTTCAGGAGACCAGTTCGGGTGAGCTTGTAAAATAAGAGCGCACGCTCCAGCTACATGCGGCGCAGCCATACTTGTGCCATGCATGCGTTCATATCCGCCAGGAACTGTACTATTAATGAAGTAACCAGGTGCGACGACGTCCGGCTTGATTCCCCAAGTAGTCGTTACAGGCCCTCTTGAACTGAAAGATGTGAGCAAGTCTTGCACCACTTGCTTGCCAGTGCGTAAGTATGGTTGTTGAGACTGAATGTGTTGATTAATGGTATCACCGCTTTTTTTACTTACCCATATCACTGGAATATTTACTGACTCTTTTAGTTTACCGATTATGCTTTTTTCAGTCGGACTATATAAAATAACGGCTTTTGCTCCTGCCTGTTCAGCTTGTTTAATCTTTTTTTCAACCGCATTTCCTTCTGCTTTTAGCAAAATGACGTTACCCAACGCATGCTTTTGCTCTTTGGAGTATTGTTCATTTATTACACGCAGCGTTTGATTAAACGTCCATGGACGAGACCCTTCTACTGGCGCCATCATAACTTTTTCTTTGTTAAACCCGATTGTTAGAAATTGAACTGTTGTCGGGGAAACAGAAGCGCCAACGGAAATAGCTTTTTCCGCTGTACCTGGAGAGCCCACGGTCCATAAACCTGGACCTGAATTGCCGCTAGATGTGACCGTTACAATTCCTTTTTCAACAGCTCGATCTAACGCTAAGCTTGTTGGTAAATCAGGGCCATTCACATCATTTCCTAATGATAAATTAATAATATCTACATCATCTTGAATTGCTTTTTCGATAGCTAGAATAACACTTTCAGACGTTCCAGCTCCTCCAGGTCCAAGAGCTCGGTATGCGTAGATCTCCGCTTGAGGTGCTACACCTTTAATATTTCCATTTGCTGCAATAATACCAGCTACATGAGTGCCATGCAGAGTAGGCTCTCCTTGCTCCCGAGTTGTTTCCATCGGCTCATAATCTTTATCTATTACATCATACCCTCCCCTGTAGGTTTGTTTTAAATCGGGATGAGAATAATCAACACCCGTATCGATGACGCCTACTTTGATCCCTTTTCCTGTTAAGCGCTGATTATAAGTATCAAATAAGCCTCTTACCTGTTCTGAGCCAATGAAGGTTACGCTATTTTCTTCTGCAACCTGGTAGTTTTTAATAGAATGTGAACTAATAATAGAAGGATTATGAGATAGTTTTTCCAAATCCGAGATGGAGCCGTTTAACGAAAGTCCTGTAAACACCGTGTGAAATTCGCTCTTAATCTTTATATTAGGATAATTTTTTTGTAGCTGACTTTTAAATTTGGCGAATTTTTCTTTTTCAATCATGACAATTATTGATTTTTCCTGATGATTCATTTCTTGTTTTATAGAAGGAAATGTGGGATTGAGCGACATTTGCCCTCCCCCGCTTCCCAATATAAAGCTAATCATTAACCATTTAATCCACATAAAAAAACACCTCTCACACTATCGTGTCTCAAAGAGACACTTTTCATGTGAAAGGTGTTTAGAAATCTTACGAAAGCGGATTAAAAACTTCCGGTCTGTTTTCACGACGGTTGAAATAGTAGCTAATAGCATCACAAATGCGTTTAGAAGCTAAGCCGTCTCCGTAAGGATTCGATGCTTGTGACATTTGCTTATATACGTCTTCATCTATTAACAGCTCTTTTGCTAGCGCATAAATCGTTTCTTCTTCCGTTCCTGCTAGTTTGAGCGTCCCTGCTTCAATTCCTTCCGGTCGCTCTGTTGTATCACGAAGTACCAATACAGGTACGCCTAATGAAGGAGCTTCTTCTTGAACACCGCCCGAATCTGTCAAAATAATATGAGCGCGCTCAGCGAAGTTATGGAAGTCAATTACATCTAACGGTTCAATTAAATGAATGCGTGGGTCATTTCCTAAGATATCGTTTGCTGTTTCTCTAACTACCGGATTCAAATGAACAGGATACACAACTTGCACATCTTCATGTTCATCCACAATACGTTTAACAGCACGGAACATGTTTTTCATTGGTTCGCCTAAATTTTCGCGGCGATGCGCCGTTAATAAGATAAGACGATCATCTCCCAATTTCGTTAACACTTCATGCTCATATGTCTCTTTTACTGTCGTTTTTAACGCATCGATAGCTGTGTTTCCAGTCACAAAGATTCGCTCTTCTTTTTTATTCTCTGCTTGCAAATTAGCTGCAGACTTATCGGTTGGAGCAAAGTGCAAATCAGCAAGAACGCCTGTAAGCTGACGGTTCATTTCTTCCGGATATGGAGAATATTTATTCCATGTGCGCAAACCTGCTTCAACATGTCCCACCTGAATTTGATTATAAAAAGCTGCTAATCCGGCAATAAACGTCGTAGTTGTATCGCCGTGTACAAGTACGATGTCCGGCTTTACTTTTTTCATTACGTCGTCCAAACCTTCTAATCCTCTGGTCGTTACGTCCATAAGGGTTTGGCGATCTTTCATAATGTTCAGATCATAGTCAGGCTGAATGTCAAAAATGCTCAATACTTGGTCTAACATTTCACGGTGCTGAGCCGTTACTGTAACAATCGCTTCGAACTCCTCCGGTCGCTTTTTAAGCTCTAGCACTAGAGGGGCCATTTTAATTGCTTCTGGTCTTGTCCCGAATATCGTCATTACTTTAATTGGCTGCTTCATGTTCATCACCCGAATCTACAAATTATTTTGTACCGAATAAACGATCTCCTGCATCACCTAAACCTGGAACAATATATCCATGGTCATTTAGTTTTTCATCTAATGCCGCAATGTAAATATCTACGTCAGGGTGTGCTTCTTTTACGATTTCCACGCCTTCAGGAGCAGCAATTAAACACATAAATTTAATGTTTTTAGCGCCTCTTTTTTTAAGAGAGTTGATTGCTTCTACAGCTGACCCTCCTGTTGCAAGCATAGGATCTACTACAATAAAGTCACGCTCTTCTACATCATTAGGCAGCTTTACATAATATTCAACAGGCTGTAATGTTTCTGGATCACGATATAAGCCAACGTGTCCAACTTTGGCAGCTGGCATTAGTTTTAAAAATCCATCTACCATGCCGATACCAGCACGAAGAATTGGAACGATACCAAGCTTTTTCCCTGCAATAACTTTTGACTTTGTTTTGCAAACCGGTGTTTCAATTTCAACATCTTCTAGCGGTAAATCACGTGTCGCTTCAAAAGCCATTAAGCTTGCCACTTCATCAACTAATTCACGAAACTCTTTCGTTCCCGTTTTTACATCGCGTATGTAAGTTAATTTGTGTTGAATAAGCGGGTGATCAAATACGTATACTTTGCCCATTGATATCTCTCCTTATATATAAAGATGTACACATTAAAATACCATTCAACGAATTGAATGGTACGTACTAGTAAAAACATATCTCTTGCTAATTAAATTTATACATTGCATTCATTTTACAGAAAAAAGTTTTTGAGTTCAAGCATTATTCAAAAAATGATTGAATTGCTACCACTTTCTCCATAAAAAAACAGGCACAAAGGCCTGTCTCTCTTAAAGTGATTTATACATTTCAAACTTGCTTGTTAAAGCTTCAACGCGTGTTTTAGCTTCAGCTAACTTTTCTTCATCTTCAATATTTTTAAGCGTTAATCCGATGATAGAAGCAATTTCATCCATCTCTTCTAAGCCAAATCCGCGAGTTGTAACCGCAGCTGTACCAATACGGATACCGCTTGTTACAAATGGGCTTTGCTCATCATAAGGAATTGTATTTTTGTTTGTTGTAATACCTACATCATCAAGTGCTTTTTCAGCTACTTTACCTGTCAAATTCATTGAGCTTACGTCGATTAACACAAGGTGATTGTCTGTTCCTTCAGATACAAGAGCAAATCCTTCTTTCTTTAATCCTTCTGCTAAACGGTTAGCATTGTCGATGATATTTTGAGCATAGTGCTTAAACTCATCTTGCAATGCTTCACCAAATGCTACTGCTTTTGCAGCGATAACGTGCATCAATGGACCACCTTGAATACCAGGGAAGATTGACTTATCAATCTTTTTCGCAAATTCTTCTTTACATAAAATCATACCGCCGCGTGGTCCGCGTAGTGTTTTATGTGTTGTAGTTGTAACGAAATGAGCATGTGGCACAGGATTTTGATGAAGTCCTGCAGCTACTAGACCAGCAATGTGAGCCATGTCTACCATTAAATAAGCGCCTACTTCATCAGCGATTTCACGGAAACGCTTGAAGTCGATTGCGCGTGGATATGCGCTTGCACCAGCCACAATTAATTTTGGTTTATGTGTACGAGCTTTTTCTAATACATCATCGTAGTTAATACGATGTGTTTCACGATCTACACCATATTCGATGAAATTGTACTGAACACCACTAAAGTTAACAGGACTTCCGTGCGTTAAGTGACCGCCGTGCGATAAATTCATACCAAGTACTGTGTCTCCAGCCTCTAAAACAGTGAAGTATACAGCCATGTTTGCTTGTGCACCTGAGTGAGGTTGAACGTTCACGTGCTCTGCTCCGAAAATTTCTTTTGCACGATCACGAGCTAAGTCTTCTACTACGTCCACGTGTTCACAACCGCCGTAGTAACGTTTAGCTGGATAGCCTTCAGCATATTTATTTGTTAAAACTGAACCTTGTGCTTCCATTACCGCTGTTGTTACAAAGTTTTCTGAAGCAATTAGCTCAATCTTAGTACGTTGTCTTTGTAATTCATCCTTGATCGCATTATAAACTGCTGGATCTTGTTGCATTAGTTGTTTCTCCATCAAAATCCTCTCCTCGTTTCGTATTCGCAATGTTCGTTATTTGTTAATTCAACTACATTGTAACATGATTTATTTAGAATAAAAAAGAAAAAATGTGTATTATTTTAATATATTTAATTACGAAAGTTCGTAAAACGCTCTCATTCCACCAATTAGTTTTGGACGCGTCTTTGCTAAAGTAACATGAGCGTGTCCAACTGCGTTTAACGTACAACGAACGGGTACTGCGACATGCTTTAAATGCATACCAATGAATGTATCTCCAATATCAATACCGGCATCAGCTTTAATAAACTCTACCAAAACAGGATCTTTAAGCTGGCCATAGGCCTGTGTAGCCATCGCTCCACCTGCTTTATGAATAGGAACAACACTAACCATTTCTAAACGCTCTTTGCGAGCTAATTCTCGTTCTACTACCAGTGCTCGATTGAGATGTTCACAGCATTGAAATGCTAAGTTGACACCCGTTTTTTTTCGAAAATCTGCTAGTGTATCAAAAATCATTTCTGCGACTTCCATTGCGCCTGCGGTTCCTATTTTTTCACCAATTACCTCGCTTGTACTGCATCCAATGACAAGTGTATGTTCTGAAGACAACTGCACTTGTGCTAAAAAATCAGATAAAACTGTTTCCAACTGCTCTTTCCATTTCGTAAGTTCAGACACGTTTTTCTTCCTTTCTTTCATTGAATACGTTCACATTATACAGTTACTGTTGCATCGCTTTGCTGCTCGTACTGTTTAATTTTATTCACGCGATTTTCATGTCGACCGCCTTCAAATTCTGTCATTAACCAAATTTTCGCAATTTCACGTGCAAGTCCCGGCCCAATGACACGTTCACCCATTGCCAGAATGTTGCTATCATTATGTTCTCTTGTCGCTTTTGCACTGAACGTATCATGCACTAGAGCGCAGCGAATTCCTTTTACTTTATTAGCTGCTATACTCATACCGATGCCTGTTCCACAAATAAGAATGCCTCGACTTACTTCTTGGCTCGCCACTTTTTGAGCAACAGGAAGTGCATAATCCGGATAGTCTACAGACGCTGTGCATTCACACCCTAAATCCACATATTCAATATTTAATTCTTCCATTAAAGAGATAATTTCCTGTCGCAAATTTATACCGCCGTGGTCAGATGCAATAGCTATTTTCATCTTTGTTTCCTCCTCATACATACCTTCGTCTTATATTAAATTTCTGTTCATTTTAATCCAGCAAAAATTTATGGGACCTTCTATAATTTGTCGACTATTTTGTTAATCATACGCTCTAACTCTTCTAAAGTCTGTTCGTACGTCTGTAATGATCCGCCAAACGGATCAGATACTTCACCTTGCTCGTCGGCAAATTCTTTTAGCGTAAATAATTTATCACTTACGTATGGAGCTTGGTTCAAAATCAACATTTTATGCTGCTCCGTCATCGTAAAAATATAAGTAGCCCACATCAATTGTTCTTCCGTTAATGCTGCCGAAGCATGAGAACAAGCTATGCCTTTCTGGTGAAGGGCAACTTGTGCATGAACAGAAGCTTCACTTCCATTTGAAGCGAATACGCCTGCAGACTTCACGT
This genomic interval carries:
- the atpD gene encoding F0F1 ATP synthase subunit beta produces the protein MTKGRVTQIMGPVVDVKFDNGHLPAIYNALKISHKPSSASEVAIELTLEVAIHLGDNTVRTVAMSSTDGLVRGLEVEDTGAAISVPVGDVTLGRVFNVLGEKIDLDAPIDAGARRDPIHRQAPKFENLSTQAEILETGIKVVDLLAPYIKGGKIGLFGGAGVGKTVLIQELINNIAQEHGGISVFAGVGERTREGNDLYHEMTDSGVIKKTAMVFGQMNEPPGARQRVALTGLTMAEYFRDEQGQDVLFFIDNIFRFTQAGSEVSALLGRMPSAVGYQPTLATEMGQLQERITSTSVGSVTSIQAIYVPADDYTDPAPATTFAHLDATTNLERKLSEMGIYPAVDPLASTSRALSPEIVGEEHYAIARQVQQTLQRYKELQDIIAILGMDELSDEDKLVVQRARRVQFFLSQNFHVAEQFTGQKGSYVPVKETVKGFKEILEGKYDHLPEDAFRLVGRIEEVIENAKRMGVEV
- a CDS encoding F0F1 ATP synthase subunit gamma; protein product: MASLRDIQTRITSTKKTSQITKAMEMVSAAKLNRAEQNAKSFVPYMEKIQEVVSSVALGSRGASHPMLTARSVKKTGYIVITSDRGLAGAYNSNILRKVSQAIEERHQSPDEYGVIAIGRVGRDFFVKRGIPVLLEITGLADQPAFADIQGIASQTVQMFADGTFDELYLYYNHFINTISQEVTEKKLLPLTDLQPSGKLVGYEFEPSQEEILEVLLPQYAESLIYGGLLDGKASEHAARMTAMKSATDNAKDLINNLTLSYNRARQAAITQEITEIVGGAAALE
- the atpA gene encoding F0F1 ATP synthase subunit alpha, producing MSIKAEEISALIKQQIENYQSEIKVSDVGTVIQVGDGIARAHGLDNVMAGELVEFSNGVMGMAQNLEENNVGIIILGPYTEIREGDEVRRTGRIMEVPVGEQLIGRVVNSLGQPVDGLGPVETTKTRPIEGAAPGVMDRKSVHEPLQTGIKAIDALVPIGRGQRELIIGDRQTGKTSVAIDTILNQKDQDMVCIYVAIGQKESTVRNVVETLRKHGALDYTIVVTASASQPAPLLFLAPYAGVTMGEEFMYNGKHVLVIYDDLTKQASAYRELSLLLRRPPGREAYPGDVFYLHSRLLERAAKLSDAKGGGSLTALPFIETQAGDVSAYIPTNVISITDGQIFLQSDLFFSGVRPAINAGLSVSRVGGSAQIKAMKKVAGTLRLDLASYRELESFAQFGSDLDQATQAKLNRGARTVEILKQGLHKPLRVEKQVAVLYALTKGFLDDVPVSDITRFEDEYLTWLESNRKEVLESIRTTGGLPEAGVFESALEEFKKTFIASE
- a CDS encoding F0F1 ATP synthase subunit delta is translated as MSQPAVAKRYALALFQLATEKQMIDEMQDQLQIVEEVFAKTPELMDVLTHPKITIERKKQFVSEAFAELSPTVQHTVLLLLERHRIQIVSQMVQEYRFLANEVRGVADATVYSVKPLSADEKRAISQSFASKVGKHTLNISNIVDKSLIGGVKLRIGNRIYDGSISSKLETIHRGLLAHRS
- a CDS encoding F0F1 ATP synthase subunit B, with amino-acid sequence MAVSNMFVLGAAGINGGDILFQLVMFLILLALLQKFAFGPVMGIMKKREEHIAGEIDEAEKQNEEAKKLVEEQREILKQSRQEVQVMMENARKSAEDKKEEIIAAAREESERLKAAAKQEIEQQKDQAVAALREQVASLSVLIASKVIEKELSEQDQEKLIHEYIQEVGDVR
- the atpE gene encoding F0F1 ATP synthase subunit C; this translates as MGLIASAIAIGLAALGAGIGNGLIVSKTIEGTARQPEARGTLTSMMFVGVALVEALPIIAVVIAFMVQGK